In a single window of the Bacillus mycoides genome:
- a CDS encoding DNA alkylation repair protein, which translates to MLLEEVMQQLEEYGTEQNRKIFKNHGAKEPLFGVSFANLKLLKKRIKKDHDLAISLWETKNMDAMTLATMILDPKKLTSKQLNRWVQDVDYYCLMDVLMTAICTSPIAIERMEEWTKSDDEWIGRAGWSLLANIAIKNKTLHDEFFTPYLEEIKANIHNEKNRKKEAMNSALIAIGIRNEALEQQAIEIAREIGKVEVDHGATSCKTPDAEPYIKKARERAEKKKVK; encoded by the coding sequence AATATGGAACAGAACAAAACCGTAAAATCTTTAAAAATCATGGGGCAAAAGAGCCGTTATTTGGAGTTAGTTTTGCAAATTTAAAATTGTTGAAAAAGAGGATAAAAAAGGATCATGATTTAGCAATCTCATTATGGGAAACGAAAAATATGGATGCAATGACTTTAGCAACGATGATTTTAGATCCGAAGAAACTAACGTCAAAACAACTAAATAGATGGGTTCAGGATGTTGATTACTATTGTTTAATGGACGTTCTTATGACAGCTATATGTACGTCACCAATCGCAATAGAAAGAATGGAAGAGTGGACGAAGTCTGATGATGAATGGATTGGAAGAGCAGGTTGGTCTTTATTAGCAAATATAGCGATTAAAAATAAAACGTTACATGATGAATTTTTCACTCCATATCTAGAAGAAATTAAAGCAAATATACATAATGAAAAAAATAGAAAAAAAGAAGCGATGAATAGTGCTTTAATCGCGATAGGGATTCGAAATGAAGCTTTAGAGCAACAAGCAATTGAAATTGCACGTGAAATTGGAAAAGTAGAAGTTGATCATGGTGCAACGTCATGCAAAACACCAGACGCAGAACCGTATATAAAAAAAGCGAGAGAAAGAGCTGAAAAAAAGAAAGTGAAATAA
- a CDS encoding nucleotidyltransferase domain-containing protein, with translation MKPMEAAQSIITSQFSNCDVALLGGSVARGEATKTSDLDIVIFDQSLSSCYRESFYSNGWPVEVFVHNFETYKTFFKSDCERGRPSLPQLVSEGIVLKGKDEIVETLKREANDLLNKGPKKWSEETMKQKRYFITDTLDDFIGATKREEELFIANLLADLVHEYVLRVNGQWLGNSKWFIRVLRRYDEQYAEHFVAAFDHFYKTEEKNELITFVENTLDQYGGRMFEGFSIGK, from the coding sequence ATGAAACCAATGGAAGCGGCACAAAGCATAATTACATCACAATTTTCGAATTGTGATGTTGCTTTACTAGGGGGAAGTGTGGCTAGAGGAGAGGCTACGAAAACATCTGACCTTGATATTGTAATATTCGACCAAAGTTTGTCATCTTGTTATAGAGAATCCTTCTATAGTAATGGCTGGCCTGTTGAAGTATTCGTACATAATTTTGAAACGTATAAAACCTTTTTTAAAAGTGATTGTGAGCGCGGGAGACCTTCATTACCTCAATTAGTTTCAGAAGGGATTGTGCTAAAAGGAAAAGATGAAATTGTAGAGACACTTAAAAGAGAAGCGAATGATTTATTAAATAAAGGACCAAAAAAATGGTCAGAAGAAACGATGAAGCAGAAACGCTATTTTATTACGGATACCTTGGATGATTTCATTGGTGCAACAAAGAGAGAAGAAGAATTGTTCATCGCCAATTTATTAGCTGATTTAGTACATGAATATGTTTTAAGGGTAAATGGTCAATGGCTTGGAAATTCAAAATGGTTTATTAGAGTGTTAAGAAGGTATGACGAGCAATATGCAGAACATTTTGTAGCGGCTTTTGATCATTTTTATAAAACAGAGGAGAAAAATGAATTAATTACTTTTGTAGAAAACACGCTAGATCAATACGGAGGAAGAATGTTCGAAGGATTTTCTATAGGGAAATGA
- a CDS encoding GNAT family N-acetyltransferase → MNVPFVQLRELTIDDVEDRYQWSLDTEVTKHLVVPDQYPPFTREDTRRWIEACISRGNGYEQRAIVTKEGIHIGWIDLKNFDNTNKNAELGVAIGNKEYWGKGYGMAALYSMLQIGFSVFELEKIWLRVDEDNLQARKSYEKAGFVCEGIMRNDRLRKGKFIHRYRYSMLKEEYQSLFNSL, encoded by the coding sequence GTGAATGTACCATTCGTTCAATTAAGAGAACTGACAATAGATGATGTAGAAGATCGATATCAATGGTCATTAGATACAGAAGTAACCAAGCATTTAGTTGTACCAGATCAATATCCACCGTTCACTCGTGAAGATACGAGAAGGTGGATTGAAGCATGCATAAGTCGAGGGAATGGTTATGAACAACGAGCTATCGTTACAAAGGAAGGTATACACATTGGATGGATAGACCTAAAAAACTTTGATAATACAAATAAAAATGCTGAACTAGGGGTTGCCATTGGAAATAAAGAATATTGGGGTAAAGGATATGGAATGGCAGCACTATACAGTATGTTACAAATTGGCTTTTCTGTATTCGAATTAGAAAAAATATGGCTACGAGTAGACGAAGATAATTTACAAGCTAGAAAGAGTTATGAAAAAGCAGGATTTGTTTGTGAAGGAATAATGAGAAATGATCGGTTACGTAAAGGGAAGTTCATTCATCGCTATCGTTATAGTATGTTAAAAGAAGAATATCAATCTTTATTTAATAGTCTATAA
- a CDS encoding GNAT family N-acetyltransferase: MIRLLTKEDAEKYWDLRLQALQVNPEAFVTTYEEAIRQENPIKRVESNLTATTSCTFGAFNEENHLVGVVTLLTEEREAYKHKGHIVAMYVDAQNRRNGLARELITNAIQRARDIKLEQLTLGVVSTNEPAKKLYESMGFKTYGIEKRAIKVNGVYSDDENMVLFL, from the coding sequence ATGATTAGATTACTTACGAAAGAAGATGCGGAAAAATATTGGGACTTACGTTTACAAGCTTTACAAGTAAATCCAGAGGCATTTGTAACAACTTATGAAGAGGCGATTCGCCAGGAAAATCCTATTAAGCGAGTGGAAAGTAATTTAACAGCTACTACTAGTTGTACATTTGGTGCATTTAATGAAGAAAATCATTTAGTTGGAGTTGTCACTTTACTAACAGAAGAGAGAGAGGCGTATAAACATAAAGGTCATATCGTTGCGATGTATGTAGATGCACAAAACAGGCGGAACGGATTGGCACGTGAGTTAATAACAAATGCCATTCAAAGAGCGCGAGATATAAAACTAGAGCAATTGACATTAGGTGTTGTATCTACAAACGAACCAGCAAAAAAATTGTATGAATCAATGGGCTTTAAAACGTATGGAATTGAAAAAAGAGCTATAAAGGTGAATGGTGTGTATAGTGATGATGAAAATATGGTGTTGTTTCTTTAA
- a CDS encoding DinB family protein, with protein sequence MKDLHLEKDMNPNVAILYATVTDTFKRLQRLVEGIEKNELSYKGSENNENNIGQLLQHLAVVDLHWVYRLKGEGVPPALENKYGPMLNEMGKLPSLRKYKLQELMQDYEAVQHMFYEECMKLTENDLTREVFYEKGENATIRWGIWHIADHNRYHQAHISRLRKLYRSRPHV encoded by the coding sequence ATGAAAGATCTCCATTTAGAAAAAGATATGAACCCCAACGTGGCAATTTTGTATGCAACGGTTACTGATACATTTAAACGATTGCAAAGGTTAGTCGAAGGTATTGAAAAGAACGAACTATCCTATAAAGGGTCTGAAAATAATGAAAATAACATTGGACAGCTACTTCAGCATTTAGCAGTAGTCGATTTACACTGGGTGTACCGTTTAAAAGGAGAGGGAGTTCCGCCTGCACTTGAAAATAAATATGGACCAATGTTGAATGAAATGGGAAAATTGCCTAGTTTAAGAAAGTACAAATTACAAGAATTAATGCAAGATTATGAAGCTGTGCAACATATGTTTTATGAGGAATGTATGAAACTAACAGAAAATGATTTAACACGAGAAGTTTTTTATGAAAAGGGAGAAAATGCGACTATAAGGTGGGGAATATGGCATATAGCCGATCATAATCGGTACCATCAAGCTCATATTAGTCGATTACGAAAGTTATATAGAAGTAGACCGCATGTATGA
- a CDS encoding multidrug resistance efflux transporter family protein, with translation MKAIAVGILASFFFAFTFVLNRSMDLGGGSWIWSASLRYYFMVPMLLLIVMYRGNLKQLLQYMKNNPKEWLLWSIVGFGLFYAPLSFAGAFGPGWLVASTWQITIVAGILLTPFFAVDPLHKKLPMKELVMSGIILFGVVLMQVEHASSLGIRETILCVVPVLIAAFAYPLGNRKMMQVCKGELDVFQRVLGMTLASLPFWFLLSGYEVSTGGLPSSSQVFQCFIVAVSSGLIATVLFFFATDLVKDDPQKLATVEATQSGEVLFALVGELLWLSAPIPSSLSWVGMSLVIVGMILHSYVAVVVKKEEKITA, from the coding sequence ATGAAAGCTATTGCAGTAGGGATATTGGCATCGTTTTTCTTTGCCTTTACCTTTGTGTTAAACCGGTCGATGGACTTAGGGGGCGGGAGTTGGATTTGGAGTGCATCACTACGGTATTACTTTATGGTTCCAATGCTACTACTTATTGTCATGTATAGAGGGAATTTAAAACAACTCTTGCAATATATGAAAAACAATCCGAAAGAGTGGTTGTTATGGAGTATTGTAGGGTTTGGTCTCTTTTATGCACCGCTTAGTTTCGCTGGTGCGTTTGGACCGGGGTGGCTTGTCGCTTCGACTTGGCAAATTACAATAGTTGCAGGGATTTTGTTAACACCATTTTTTGCGGTAGACCCATTACATAAAAAACTTCCAATGAAAGAATTAGTAATGTCAGGCATTATTTTATTCGGTGTTGTTCTTATGCAAGTAGAACACGCTTCTTCTTTAGGGATTCGTGAAACCATTTTATGTGTGGTTCCTGTACTCATTGCTGCGTTTGCATATCCACTTGGAAATAGAAAAATGATGCAAGTATGTAAGGGCGAATTAGATGTCTTCCAACGAGTTCTCGGTATGACATTAGCAAGTTTACCATTTTGGTTTTTACTATCTGGTTATGAAGTATCAACAGGCGGACTACCGTCAAGTAGTCAAGTTTTCCAATGTTTTATTGTAGCAGTTAGTTCAGGGTTAATCGCAACGGTATTATTCTTCTTTGCGACAGATCTTGTAAAAGATGATCCGCAAAAATTAGCAACAGTCGAGGCGACACAGTCTGGTGAAGTTTTATTTGCATTAGTAGGAGAGCTGCTCTGGTTATCGGCTCCAATTCCGTCTTCTTTATCGTGGGTTGGAATGAGTCTTGTAATTGTCGGAATGATACTTCATAGTTATGTAGCTGTAGTTGTGAAAAAAGAAGAGAAAATAACGGCATAA
- a CDS encoding GNAT family N-acetyltransferase, whose translation MLQRVEHLEIDPIKKVLKHATGPSEASLFKAVSMYKNDQAVLYKYGNKGCIGIALIHTNRARMCHIAVDEKYRNQGIALQMIKEIIREYELTYIEAETDTEAVGFYKKCNFKIESLGEKYLGVERFYCYLENE comes from the coding sequence ATGTTACAACGTGTTGAGCATTTAGAAATAGATCCCATTAAAAAAGTATTAAAGCATGCGACCGGTCCGAGTGAAGCAAGCTTATTTAAAGCAGTTTCAATGTATAAAAATGATCAGGCAGTGCTATATAAATATGGGAATAAGGGTTGCATAGGTATAGCGCTAATTCATACAAATAGAGCGAGAATGTGTCACATAGCTGTTGATGAAAAATATCGCAATCAAGGAATTGCACTTCAAATGATTAAAGAAATAATTAGGGAATATGAGTTAACATATATTGAGGCTGAGACAGATACAGAGGCAGTCGGATTTTACAAGAAATGTAACTTTAAGATTGAAAGCTTGGGAGAGAAATATCTGGGGGTAGAGAGGTTTTATTGTTATTTAGAGAATGAATAA
- a CDS encoding aminoglycoside N(3)-acetyltransferase yields the protein MNDIVANTQFPNTIETITNDLKALGIEKGMTVIVHSSLSSIGWISGGAVAVVEALMKVVTEEGTIIMPTQSSDLSDPKHWSRPPVPEEWWQIIRDNVPAFDPRITPTRAMGEVVECFRTYPNVLRSNHPLSSFAAWGQHAEEITANHSLSISFGEESPLRKIYDLDGYILLLGVGYDSNTSIHLSEVRTGARELIKVGAPIIEEGIRVWKEFVEMDYDSDTFVEIGVEYELKGTVTRGKIGNATCRFMRQRDAVDFGTEWFRAKNQ from the coding sequence ATGAATGACATAGTGGCGAATACACAATTTCCAAATACAATCGAAACAATTACAAATGATTTAAAAGCATTAGGGATAGAAAAGGGAATGACAGTTATTGTACATTCTTCATTAAGTTCAATCGGTTGGATATCAGGCGGTGCAGTTGCCGTAGTAGAAGCGTTAATGAAAGTTGTTACAGAAGAAGGAACGATAATTATGCCGACGCAATCTTCGGATTTATCCGATCCAAAACATTGGTCAAGACCACCTGTACCAGAAGAATGGTGGCAAATTATTCGGGATAACGTCCCAGCATTTGATCCACGTATAACACCAACAAGGGCAATGGGAGAAGTAGTTGAATGTTTTCGTACATATCCGAATGTATTGCGCAGTAATCATCCACTCAGTAGTTTTGCAGCATGGGGGCAACACGCAGAAGAAATTACAGCGAATCATTCACTTTCCATAAGTTTTGGTGAAGAATCGCCATTACGAAAAATATACGATTTAGATGGATACATATTATTACTTGGTGTTGGTTATGACTCTAATACGTCTATACATTTATCTGAGGTACGTACAGGTGCACGCGAGTTAATAAAGGTAGGAGCACCTATTATAGAAGAAGGTATAAGAGTATGGAAAGAATTCGTTGAAATGGATTACGATTCTGATACGTTTGTAGAAATCGGAGTTGAATATGAGCTTAAAGGAACAGTTACGCGTGGGAAGATAGGGAATGCGACGTGCCGTTTTATGAGGCAGCGTGATGCAGTTGACTTTGGAACAGAGTGGTTTCGTGCGAAAAATCAGTAA
- a CDS encoding phosphopantothenoylcysteine decarboxylase, giving the protein MQEKKVLITSGGCLEKWDQVRGHTNLAKGTIGRISAEELMTKGAHVIYLHGYFAEKPMDVNNQLELHPFEGIIDLQDKMKSIITHEKVDAVIMAAAGSDWVVEKICDPDGNVLNMNGKISSDIAPIIHFQKAPKVLKQIKSWDPETILVGFKLESDVNEAELIERASKRMEDAKASVMVANSPHSLYSRGAVHHVIGQDGNVKLCNGKDETAKEIVNMLEHLCNRITAM; this is encoded by the coding sequence ATGCAGGAGAAAAAAGTATTAATTACGAGCGGCGGCTGCCTAGAAAAATGGGATCAAGTACGTGGACATACAAATTTAGCAAAAGGTACGATTGGAAGAATTAGTGCGGAAGAGCTAATGACAAAGGGCGCACATGTAATATATTTGCATGGCTATTTCGCTGAGAAGCCAATGGATGTAAATAACCAATTAGAATTGCACCCATTTGAGGGGATTATTGATTTACAAGATAAGATGAAAAGTATTATTACACATGAAAAAGTAGATGCAGTTATTATGGCTGCTGCTGGCTCAGATTGGGTTGTCGAAAAGATTTGTGATCCAGATGGAAATGTTCTTAATATGAACGGAAAGATTTCAAGTGACATCGCTCCAATTATTCATTTTCAAAAAGCGCCAAAAGTATTAAAACAAATAAAGAGTTGGGATCCAGAAACGATACTCGTTGGCTTTAAACTTGAAAGTGACGTAAATGAAGCAGAACTTATTGAAAGAGCAAGTAAAAGAATGGAAGATGCAAAAGCAAGTGTAATGGTAGCAAACTCACCGCATTCTTTATATTCTCGCGGTGCTGTGCATCACGTTATTGGACAAGACGGTAATGTGAAGTTATGTAATGGGAAAGATGAAACTGCAAAAGAAATTGTCAATATGTTAGAGCATTTATGTAATCGTATCACTGCGATGTAA
- a CDS encoding tetratricopeptide repeat protein, translated as MEHLLKQAIKLRNEKKYAQSREILIGLTNFTRDAEVLYQCAWIHDVMGLETEAVPYYEQAIANGLDGESLCGAYIGLGSTYRCIGEYDKAITLLEAGIKKFPENDVMKVFLSLAKYNVNEHEEAMKLLLETVVKVDEIKEFERAISFYKDHLNEVF; from the coding sequence ATGGAACATTTATTAAAGCAAGCTATTAAACTTAGAAATGAAAAGAAATATGCGCAGTCTAGAGAGATACTTATAGGATTAACAAACTTTACGAGGGATGCAGAAGTACTATATCAATGTGCTTGGATACATGATGTAATGGGTCTTGAAACGGAGGCGGTTCCGTATTATGAACAGGCAATTGCGAACGGACTTGATGGTGAATCCCTTTGCGGTGCGTATATCGGTCTTGGCAGTACGTATCGTTGTATAGGGGAATATGATAAAGCGATTACTTTATTAGAAGCAGGGATAAAGAAGTTCCCGGAAAATGACGTGATGAAAGTGTTTTTATCATTAGCAAAATATAACGTAAACGAACATGAAGAAGCGATGAAATTACTGTTAGAGACAGTTGTGAAAGTAGATGAGATAAAAGAATTTGAACGTGCTATTTCATTTTATAAAGACCATTTAAATGAGGTTTTTTAA
- a CDS encoding DUF402 domain-containing protein produces MNKLRTPKSEIIERKIRYDSTIVDHNCLILEKKSQSIVLFYEVQYSFTMNTNDSSLTIPKGSYTIAYYWENRPYNLYIWRDKNGMYLGAYFNVVKNTQITDELVSFEDLIIDIMVMPSGECFILDEDELPEPLESFEGGYVDEALYVLKEIIQKSLPQMIVETEMVRLK; encoded by the coding sequence ATGAATAAATTACGAACACCTAAAAGTGAAATTATAGAAAGGAAAATCCGATATGACTCGACAATAGTAGATCACAATTGCTTAATACTTGAAAAGAAATCGCAAAGTATCGTGTTATTTTATGAGGTTCAGTATTCATTTACGATGAATACAAATGATTCGAGTTTAACAATCCCAAAAGGAAGTTACACCATTGCATACTACTGGGAAAATCGTCCGTACAATTTATACATATGGAGAGATAAGAACGGAATGTATTTAGGCGCTTATTTTAATGTTGTAAAAAATACGCAAATAACAGACGAACTAGTGTCATTTGAAGACTTAATTATTGATATTATGGTAATGCCAAGTGGAGAATGTTTTATTTTAGATGAGGATGAGTTACCTGAGCCCTTAGAGAGTTTTGAAGGTGGCTATGTGGATGAAGCTCTTTATGTATTAAAGGAAATAATTCAAAAGTCGCTTCCTCAAATGATTGTAGAGACAGAAATGGTGCGGCTAAAATAA
- a CDS encoding TetR/AcrR family transcriptional regulator, giving the protein MKRISKEPDIRRQELMDIGFELYMKNGMGGFSIKDVVSRAGVATGLFYYYFKSKEDFVDETLNSFIVKNMELIEEILISNERSVMQKMKDSLDIFWTFIEKLAPYKNVSSFQTEQHFQLEQKLFTRIQPLIRQVIEEGVKTGIFYTDNSSLASGFILYGLSSVAHSEVKLNLDTKQEMVNLVLTTLRYDQKEGECI; this is encoded by the coding sequence ATGAAAAGAATATCAAAAGAACCCGATATAAGACGCCAAGAGTTAATGGATATTGGTTTTGAACTATATATGAAAAATGGTATGGGAGGATTTAGCATAAAAGATGTTGTTAGTCGGGCTGGTGTAGCAACAGGGTTGTTTTACTATTACTTTAAATCTAAAGAAGATTTTGTTGATGAGACTTTAAATAGCTTCATTGTGAAAAATATGGAGTTAATTGAAGAAATACTTATTTCAAATGAACGGTCTGTAATGCAGAAGATGAAAGATTCTCTAGATATATTTTGGACATTTATTGAAAAATTAGCACCCTATAAAAATGTGAGTTCGTTTCAGACGGAACAACATTTTCAACTGGAACAGAAATTATTCACACGAATTCAACCATTAATTCGACAAGTAATTGAAGAAGGAGTGAAAACGGGGATTTTTTATACTGACAACTCCTCATTAGCTTCTGGATTTATTTTATACGGTCTTAGCAGTGTTGCTCATTCAGAAGTAAAGTTGAATCTAGATACGAAGCAAGAAATGGTTAATTTAGTATTAACTACACTACGATACGATCAAAAAGAAGGTGAATGTATATGA
- a CDS encoding putative holin-like toxin: MSEIALLLQGGLFLVALLTFIVVLIDKLKK, translated from the coding sequence GTGAGTGAAATTGCGTTGCTGCTGCAAGGTGGACTGTTTCTCGTTGCATTGTTAACGTTTATTGTCGTCTTAATTGACAAGCTCAAAAAATAA
- a CDS encoding HNH endonuclease — protein sequence MTQCIICRKDTKELSEQYVIPEILCGYYFINSICDSCHEHMTTNIDRPLIRHKLSQYKIEQMKKQIDSPLYTNEHGEELAAAETDVVEVSDEILYSNALIMKLCKKHDISLHNEIWKEERVTKVASSIQRELLLDNRKYKMSVLKMAYTFAVQTIDGYFDDPDAIDISTILLNADFMELKEKSIVRDLSKSSLWNTLNTTSENHYFILLSDKDGLFCFIRLFDIFDVVVHLSEKRYNLPSPIVGVNNVDKKGFFVESLKQYMDGLFKETTRSI from the coding sequence ATGACACAATGCATCATTTGCAGAAAAGATACGAAAGAACTTAGTGAACAATATGTCATTCCAGAGATATTATGTGGATATTATTTCATAAATTCAATTTGTGATTCATGTCATGAACATATGACAACAAATATTGATCGTCCTTTAATTAGACATAAATTAAGTCAATATAAGATTGAGCAAATGAAAAAACAAATCGATTCCCCTCTCTATACGAATGAACATGGTGAGGAGCTAGCAGCCGCTGAGACAGATGTAGTCGAAGTAAGTGATGAGATACTTTATTCCAATGCATTAATTATGAAACTATGTAAAAAGCACGATATTTCATTACATAATGAAATTTGGAAAGAAGAGCGCGTAACAAAAGTAGCTAGTTCTATTCAACGTGAATTGCTTTTAGATAACCGTAAATATAAAATGAGTGTATTAAAAATGGCTTATACTTTTGCTGTACAAACAATTGATGGCTACTTTGACGATCCAGATGCGATTGATATTTCTACCATTCTATTAAATGCCGATTTCATGGAATTAAAGGAAAAGAGTATCGTTCGTGACTTAAGCAAAAGCTCTTTATGGAATACATTAAATACAACGAGCGAAAACCATTACTTTATTTTACTTAGTGATAAAGACGGTCTATTCTGCTTCATTCGCCTATTTGATATTTTTGATGTTGTTGTTCATTTATCAGAAAAAAGATACAATCTTCCATCACCAATTGTCGGCGTAAATAATGTAGACAAAAAAGGATTTTTTGTGGAAAGTTTAAAACAGTATATGGATGGGCTATTTAAAGAAACTACACGTTCTATTTAA
- a CDS encoding AI-2E family transporter yields the protein MKSKVHFWTLEVLMVVGIIFICTKISFLFQPIGIFISTLFFPILIALFLYFIFNPLLVFLENKKVPRGLAILLLYLFIITLTGVAIGVVVPTISQQLMDLVKNMPTYIKEGKVYIQDLSHHRLFEWLSTQNYVSIETIEKNAIEYLKEIPNTLTSSATALFGIITNVALVIFTVPFILFYMFKDGHAFPGKAVSVLPESYREEGLRIIKETNETLSAYIQGQALVCMFIGAFTFTGYLIIGLPYAFVLGIIAAFTNIIPNLGPFIGAAPAVIIGLFVSPMQALYVIIIVTIVQQFESNIISPRIMSSKLNIHPLTIIILILGVGNFAGIIGMILAVPAYAVTKTVVSNLVRLFKTKRSKRK from the coding sequence TTGAAATCGAAAGTGCACTTTTGGACATTAGAAGTGCTGATGGTTGTAGGAATTATATTTATTTGCACAAAAATATCGTTTCTATTTCAACCGATTGGTATCTTCATATCAACATTATTTTTCCCAATTTTAATCGCGTTATTTTTATACTTCATATTTAACCCATTGTTAGTCTTTTTGGAGAATAAAAAAGTACCTAGAGGTTTAGCGATTTTACTACTGTATCTTTTTATCATCACATTAACTGGAGTTGCTATTGGAGTAGTTGTTCCAACCATCTCACAACAGTTAATGGATTTAGTAAAAAATATGCCGACTTACATAAAAGAGGGAAAAGTATACATACAAGATCTATCCCATCATAGATTATTTGAATGGCTATCTACACAAAACTACGTTTCCATTGAGACAATTGAGAAAAATGCAATTGAATACTTAAAGGAAATACCAAACACACTTACGTCGAGTGCAACGGCTTTATTTGGTATTATCACGAACGTGGCGTTAGTTATCTTTACAGTACCGTTCATTTTATTTTATATGTTTAAAGATGGACATGCATTTCCAGGAAAAGCTGTTAGTGTATTACCAGAGTCTTACCGTGAAGAAGGACTTCGTATCATAAAGGAAACGAACGAAACATTATCTGCATATATTCAAGGTCAAGCGCTCGTTTGTATGTTTATTGGTGCCTTTACATTTACTGGTTATTTAATCATCGGTTTACCGTATGCTTTCGTTTTAGGAATTATCGCAGCATTTACAAATATAATTCCGAACTTAGGTCCATTTATCGGAGCAGCACCAGCTGTCATTATAGGTCTGTTCGTATCTCCGATGCAAGCTCTGTACGTAATTATTATAGTAACAATCGTACAACAGTTTGAAAGTAACATCATTTCACCGCGTATTATGAGTTCAAAATTAAATATCCATCCGTTGACAATTATCATCCTTATTTTAGGGGTAGGTAATTTCGCGGGAATTATCGGAATGATTTTAGCAGTACCAGCTTATGCGGTAACAAAAACAGTTGTTTCGAACTTAGTGAGATTGTTTAAGACGAAACGAAGTAAACGGAAATAG
- a CDS encoding YrzI family small protein, whose product MKFHLFFLTITIQKETISANEVKQEEQYKKIIDEIRDRRSKYYTHL is encoded by the coding sequence ATGAAGTTTCACCTTTTCTTTTTAACCATTACGATTCAAAAAGAAACTATATCTGCAAATGAAGTAAAACAAGAGGAACAGTATAAAAAGATTATAGATGAAATTCGTGATCGTAGAAGCAAGTACTACACTCACTTATAA
- a CDS encoding YrzI family small protein — translation MKFRVLFLTITIQKNKLSESDMLHDRQIEQAMYNVKERQSHYCSHL, via the coding sequence ATGAAATTCAGAGTATTATTTTTAACAATTACCATTCAAAAAAACAAACTGTCTGAGTCTGATATGCTTCATGACCGACAAATTGAGCAGGCTATGTACAACGTAAAAGAACGACAAAGTCATTATTGTAGTCACCTGTAA
- a CDS encoding YrzI family small protein, with translation MKFKAFFLTITIQKRKLSKDEISREQQIKNIMDDVKERQSSYYNRLY, from the coding sequence ATGAAATTTAAAGCTTTCTTTTTAACGATTACCATTCAAAAGCGTAAACTTTCAAAAGATGAAATTTCTCGTGAACAACAAATTAAAAATATTATGGATGATGTGAAAGAGCGTCAGTCCTCTTATTACAATCGTCTTTACTAA
- a CDS encoding YrzI family small protein, with translation MKFKAFFLTITIQKHKLSKDEISREQQIKNIMDDVKERQSSYYNRLY, from the coding sequence ATGAAATTTAAGGCTTTCTTTTTAACAATTACCATTCAAAAACACAAACTTTCAAAAGATGAAATTTCTCGTGAACAACAAATAAAAAACATTATGGATGATGTGAAAGAGCGCCAGTCCTCTTATTACAATCGTCTTTACTAA
- a CDS encoding YrzI family small protein has protein sequence MKFKAFFLTITIQKRKSSKAEILREQQIKIIIDEVKERQSSYYNRLY, from the coding sequence ATGAAATTCAAAGCTTTCTTTTTAACTATCACCATTCAAAAACGTAAATCTTCAAAAGCTGAAATCTTACGTGAACAACAAATTAAAATTATTATCGACGAAGTAAAAGAGCGTCAGTCCTCTTATTACAATCGCCTTTACTAA